AGACGGCCTCGGGCCGCATCGCCCAGATCTCGAATTCCCGCCGCGCGACCTATGGCTATGACCAGCGCATCGAGGTCCACGGCTCCAAGGGCATGCTGCGTGCCGGCAACATCCACGAGACGACCGTCGAGATCGCGACGGGGCAGGGCTTCCGCGCCGATCCCGTGCAGAACTTCTTCCTCGAGCGCTATGCGGCCGCCTATCGCGCCGAGCTCGACGCCTTCATCGCCGCCTGCAACGGGAAGGCTATGGCGTCGCCGACCGGCCTCGACGGGCTGAAGGCCCAGATTCTGGCCGATGCCGCGACGGAATCGGCACAGACCGGCAAGCCGGTCCGCGTCGATCTGGGAGCCAAGTGATGGCTGGTGGTGCGATGACCCCGGCGGAACGCGATCTGCGGTATTATGCGGCGCTCGGCCTCGCGGCCGAGGCAAGCCATCTGGCGCTGGGCTATTTCAACAAGCGCGAGTCGCTCGGCGTCACCATGAAGGGCGCACAGGACTGGCTGACCGTCGCCGACGGCAAGGTCGAGGACTTCCTGCGCCAGCGGCTTTCCACGCTGTTCCCGAACGATTCCGTCATCGGCGAGGAAGGCGGCGGCGAGGCCTCCTACGCCGTCTGGATTCTCGATCCGATCGACGGAACCGCCAACTTCGCCCATGGCGACCGCAACTGGTGCATCTCCATCGGCTTCCTCTCGCAGCGGCAGCCGGCGATCGGGGTTGTGGCCGCGCCTGCGCTCGGCGAGGTCTATGCCGCGCGGCGCGGCGTCGGCGCCACGCTGAATGGCGATCCGATCAAGGTTTCGGGGGCGGCCGACATAGCCCGCTCCTCCGTCGAGCTCGGCTGGTCGACCCGCATTCCCGCGCAGAACTACCTGAAGGTGATCGAGCGGGGCTATGCGGCGGGCGCGGCGATGAAGCGCGGCGGCTCCGGCACTCTCGGCCTTTGCCATGTCGCCGGCGGTTGCAGCGACGCCTATGCCGAACTTCACATCAACGCCTGGGACGTCGCGGCGGGCATCGTCATCGCCAGCGAGGCCGGCGCTCACATCAATGATTTTTTCGCCGGCGAAGGGATCGCCAAGGGCAATCCGATCCTATGCTGCACGCCGGAGCTGGCACCGGTGCTGAAGGAGATCACCGGAATCGTTTAGCCAGCACGATATTTGATTGATCTTTCGGAGAAGTCGTCTCAGCTTCGTCTCAAGCCACAAAAACAAGAGATCCGATCAGGGAGGTTACCATGCAGTCGAAATCCTGGCTCAAGGCGGGGCTCTTCGCCGCGCTCGCCACCGCGGCCTTCGCCGCCACGCCGGCCCGCGCTCAAGGGTCGCTCGTCATGTATTGCGGCGTCCAGGAGGAATGGTGCCGCGCCATGTCGACGGCCTTCGAGAAGGACACCGGCATCAAGGTCGCGATGACCCGCAAATCGGCGGGCGAGATCTATGCCCAGCTCAAGGCCGAATCCTCCAATCCGCGCGGCGACATCTGGTGGGGCGGCACAGGCGATCCGCATCTGCAGGCGGCGGAGGAGGGGC
Above is a genomic segment from Bosea sp. NBC_00550 containing:
- a CDS encoding inositol monophosphatase family protein, with product MAGGAMTPAERDLRYYAALGLAAEASHLALGYFNKRESLGVTMKGAQDWLTVADGKVEDFLRQRLSTLFPNDSVIGEEGGGEASYAVWILDPIDGTANFAHGDRNWCISIGFLSQRQPAIGVVAAPALGEVYAARRGVGATLNGDPIKVSGAADIARSSVELGWSTRIPAQNYLKVIERGYAAGAAMKRGGSGTLGLCHVAGGCSDAYAELHINAWDVAAGIVIASEAGAHINDFFAGEGIAKGNPILCCTPELAPVLKEITGIV